Proteins encoded by one window of Amaranthus tricolor cultivar Red isolate AtriRed21 chromosome 4, ASM2621246v1, whole genome shotgun sequence:
- the LOC130810580 gene encoding uncharacterized protein LOC130810580: MDMEWSPQNAMNAYLQTLHMCKVNKMHDEEQKHGIDGSKVIEPQGSELLSALAAGNQSRLILDISTSKQHTNNTITPITLALTIAANQTNGKLISIRPNLDSSSSSYPVYPVPRIYDQTSVTDERRQPTELRVGDPFEVMNDIRNADFVVIDCSNLDHDQMRLVFEKLDLNPKGAIIVATNVLNREDGVFVVDQVLKGKRGIKSCVTTLPLGASTSIGFQVIIKIKSLMGKCQRRRRHNRFLVTFDE; the protein is encoded by the exons atggaCATGGAATGGTCTCCTCAAAATGCAATGAATGCTTACTTGCAAACTCTTCATATG tGTAAGGTGAATAAGATGCATGATGAAGAACAAAAACATGGGATAGATGGAAGCAAAGTAATTGAACCACAAGGAAGTGAGTTACTATCAGCATTAGCAGCAGGAAATCAATCAAGACTTATACTTGACATTTCCACTTCCAAACAACACACTAATAATACTATTACTCCCATAACACTTGCCCTAACCATAGCTGCTAATCAAACTAATGGCAAACTAATCTCAATTCGCCCTAATCTCGATTCTTCATCGtcatcatatccagtgtatCCCGTTCCTAGAATCTATGATCAGACTTCGGTGACGGATGAAAGACGGCAACCTACTGAATTAAGAGTTGGGGATCCATTTGAAGTAATGAATGATATTAGAAACGCGGATTTTGTTGTTATAGATTGCTCAAATTTAGATCATGATCAAATGAGATTAGTGTTTGAGAAACTTGATCTTAATCCAAAAGGAGCTATAATTGTTGCTACTAATGTTTTGAATAGAGAAGATggtgtttttgttgttgatcaAGTTTTGAAGGGTAAAAGAGGCATTAAATCTTGTGTTACAACTTTGCCTTTAGGAGCATCGACTTCTATTGGGTTTCAAGTTATTATCAAGATTAAATCTTTGATGGGTAAATGTCAAAGAAGGAGAAGACATAATAGGTTTTTGGTTACATTTGATGAATGA
- the LOC130811167 gene encoding probable protein phosphatase 2C 2 isoform X1, with amino-acid sequence MEAGTLTLQIPSMVSLPFYGGRPYSKENESSLVDGNGNVDSIKIRKRPTMLVLPEYCPEKEFILEKRKIENVEVEINDRDYVVLSKKGTRENMEDRFKVITHVFGDPKQAFFSVIDGHGGVGAADYVADNLGNNILNSLQNHDGQRVEEAIREGYLNTDKDFLTQGVSSGACAASVIIRGGELYIANVGDCRVVLSKRRIATTLTNDHNLSNQYERSRIQSSGGFVHSCNGVWRLQGTLAVSRAIGDLQFKDWIISDPEIHKISLTSDSDFLIMASDGLWDKVSEQEAVDIVSMEKANNAMKCCKKLVDISFSRGNKDDITVMIIYLQNFVVA; translated from the exons ATGGAGGCAGGTACTCTAACCCTTCAAATCCCGTCTATGGTTTCGCTTCCCTTCTATGGAGGGAGGCCGTATTCTAAAGAGAATGAATCGTCTTTAGTTGATGGTAATGGTAATGTTGATTCGATTAAGATACGAAAGAGGCCCACAATGCTTGTGTTGCCTGAATATTGTCCTGAGAAAGAGTTTATTTTAGAGAAAAGAAAGATAGAAAATgttgaagttgagattaatgaTAGAgattatgttgtgttgagtaaAAAAGGAACAAGAGAGAACATGGaagatcgttttaaggttattacTCATGTTTTTGGTGATCCTAAACAG GCGTTTTTCAGTGTAATAGACGGACATGGAGGCGTTGGTGCAGCAGATTACGTGGCAGATAATTTAGGGAACAACATTCTCAATTCACTTCAAAACCATGATGGTCAAAGAGTAGAAGAAGCCATACGAGAAGGATATCTAAACACTGATAAAGATTTCCTAACACag GGTGTAAGCAGTGGAGCATGTGCTGCGAGTGTAATCATTCGAGGTGGTGAATTATACATTGCTAACGTAGGAGATTGTAGAGTAGTTTTGAGTAAAAGAAGAATTGCAACTACATTGACTAATGATCACAATCTAAGCAATCAATATGAGCGATCTCGTATTCAAAGTTCT GGTGGATTTGTACATAGCTGCAATGGAGTATGGAGACTTCAAGGTACTCTTGCAGTGTCAAGAGCAATTGGAGACTTGCAGTttaaagattggattatttctGATCCTGAAATTCATAAAATATCCCTAACTTCAGATTCTGATTTCCTTATAATGGCTTCTGATGGATTATGGGACAAG GTGAGTGAACAAGAAGCTGTTGATATTGTTTCAATGGAGAAAGCTAATAATGCAATGAAATGCTGCAAAAAGCTGGTTGATATATCATTTAGCAGAGGCAACAAAGATGACATAACTGTCATGATAATCTACCTTCAAAACTTTGTTGTAGCTTAA
- the LOC130811167 gene encoding probable protein phosphatase 2C 25 isoform X2: protein MEAGTLTLQIPSMVSLPFYGGRPYSKENESSLVDGNGNVDSIKIRKRPTMLVLPEYCPEKEFILEKRKIENVEVEINDRDYVVLSKKGTRENMEDRFKVITHVFGDPKQAFFSVIDGHGGVGAADYVADNLGNNILNSLQNHDGQRVEEAIREGYLNTDKDFLTQGVSSGACAASVIIRGGELYIANVGDCRVVLSKRRIATTLTNDHNLSNQYERSRIQSSVSEQEAVDIVSMEKANNAMKCCKKLVDISFSRGNKDDITVMIIYLQNFVVA from the exons ATGGAGGCAGGTACTCTAACCCTTCAAATCCCGTCTATGGTTTCGCTTCCCTTCTATGGAGGGAGGCCGTATTCTAAAGAGAATGAATCGTCTTTAGTTGATGGTAATGGTAATGTTGATTCGATTAAGATACGAAAGAGGCCCACAATGCTTGTGTTGCCTGAATATTGTCCTGAGAAAGAGTTTATTTTAGAGAAAAGAAAGATAGAAAATgttgaagttgagattaatgaTAGAgattatgttgtgttgagtaaAAAAGGAACAAGAGAGAACATGGaagatcgttttaaggttattacTCATGTTTTTGGTGATCCTAAACAG GCGTTTTTCAGTGTAATAGACGGACATGGAGGCGTTGGTGCAGCAGATTACGTGGCAGATAATTTAGGGAACAACATTCTCAATTCACTTCAAAACCATGATGGTCAAAGAGTAGAAGAAGCCATACGAGAAGGATATCTAAACACTGATAAAGATTTCCTAACACag GGTGTAAGCAGTGGAGCATGTGCTGCGAGTGTAATCATTCGAGGTGGTGAATTATACATTGCTAACGTAGGAGATTGTAGAGTAGTTTTGAGTAAAAGAAGAATTGCAACTACATTGACTAATGATCACAATCTAAGCAATCAATATGAGCGATCTCGTATTCAAAGTTCT GTGAGTGAACAAGAAGCTGTTGATATTGTTTCAATGGAGAAAGCTAATAATGCAATGAAATGCTGCAAAAAGCTGGTTGATATATCATTTAGCAGAGGCAACAAAGATGACATAACTGTCATGATAATCTACCTTCAAAACTTTGTTGTAGCTTAA
- the LOC130811162 gene encoding protein PARTING DANCERS homolog: MAKGSSGVCMMNIKWREEQHPSFINFISAFLNANSFRLNVVPIAPDFIFNCGGVSVAFVFLTSWDCTHASQMYTRVHKLKEQFANLYVVVTLPTREQNDSYVRSYVKSGIDIGRPTFLPVLDLEMGFEKIVKIAHARGVCKQQDIVARMKAERKQAVQGMDAFLRVMTSIPGIDNHDANSLNQAIGSIEAIAKASKEQILENTDLSADKAETIWRFFRDPKYYLSPKLN, from the exons ATGGCTAAAG GTAGTAGTGGAGTATGTATGATGAATATTAAGTGGAGAGAGGAGCAACATCCATCCTTCATCAACTTTATCTCAGCATTCCTTAATGCAAACTCTTTCCGACTTAATGTTGTTCCTATTGCACCT GATTTTATTTTCAACTGCGGAGGTGTGTCAGTAGCATTTGTCTTTTTGACTTCCTGGGATTGCACTCATGCCTCACAGATGTATACCAG GGTGCATAAGTTAAAGGAGCAATTTGCAAACCTCTATGTTGTTGTTACCCTCCCAACCAGGGAACAGAATGATTCTTATGTTCGCTCTTACGTTAA GAGTGGAATTGATATTGGAAGGCCTACATTTCTGCCAGTTCTTGATTTGGAGATGGGATTTGAGAAAATTGTGAAGATTGCTCACGCTCGTGGTG TGTGTAAGCAACAAGATATTGTAGCAAGGATGAAGGCTGAG AGGAAGCAAGCAGTACAGGGGATGGACGCTTTTCTCAGGGTGATGACATCCATACCTGGCATAGACAACCATGATGCAAATTCG CTCAATCAAGCTATTGGGTCGATCGAAGCAATAGCCAAAGCCTCAAAGGAACAGATTCTGGAAAACACCGATCTTTCAGCTGACAAGGCCGAGACAATTTGGAGATTTTTCCGGGATCCAAAATACTATCTTAGTCCAAAATTGAATTGA
- the LOC130811152 gene encoding uncharacterized protein LOC130811152 yields MKDEDLVMKTNDLSMAAKKMSTSNRKRFLFDRRYGWVIDEWKPPSEEALAGGRGMFCVVPLAKGLVDLASYSINIVAESVTKIVERRDHFRPQQMQAAVGNQLQQLAAALQNPGFKLLTFKGKHAESSKQGLESV; encoded by the exons ATGAAGGACGAGGATTTAGTCATGAAAACCAACGACTTATCAATGGCAGCGAAGAAGATGTCAACCTCAAACAGGAAACGCTTCTTGTTCGACCGCCGCTACGGTTGGGT AATTGATGAATGGAAACCTCCATCTGAAGAAGCTCTTGCTGGTGGCCGTGGAAT GTTTTGCGTCGTCCCTCTTGCTAAAGGATTGGTTGATTTGGCTTCATATTCG ATAAACATTGTAGCAGAATCCGTGACAAAAATTGTAGAAAGACGCGACCATTTCCGTCCTCAGCAAATGCAAGCAGCTGTTGGCAATCAGCTTCAGCAGTTGGCAGCTGCTTTACAGAATCCTGGTTTCAAACTGTTGACGTTTAAGGGGAAACACGCAGAAAGCAGCAAGCAAGGACTGGAATCTGTCTGA
- the LOC130810371 gene encoding uncharacterized protein LOC130810371 yields the protein MLNMESLLILKPTSPFLHSYCSPSSLTVPFNPPTTPRNCCRNSCRLVKKFQSLSPSCSTKKQQQNTLQKSPPPQSLRRLLNWNTKGEDDEQKSGDLVSSRNGGEDEGMDMEGGTALKGTLVAGLFLVGVVGGFGAVGYVYKDQINSFLTQFSSFIEGYGPAGYALFVLVYAGLEVLAIPAIPLTLSAGLLFGSVIGTVIVSISGTLAASIAFLIARYFARERILKLVEGNKKFLAIDKAIGENGFRVVTLLRLSPLLPFSLGNYLYGLTSVKFVPYVLGSWLGMLPGTWAYVSAGAFGRAVIQEESVLNLSGGNGGNGQLLTLGLGLLATALAASYVTKLAKDAMKDIE from the exons ATGTTAAACATGGAAAGCCTCTTAATCTTAAAACCCACATCACCATTTTTGCATTCTTATTGTTCTCCGTCTTCTCTTACCGTTCCTTTTAATCCACCTACAACACCCAGAAATTGTTGCAGAAATAGCTGCCGATTAGTTAAAAAGTTTCAGTCTTTGAGCCCTTCTTGTTCTACTAAGAAACAGCAGCAAAATACTCTTCAGAAATCTCCTCCTCCTCAAAGTCTTAGACGTTTATTGAATTGGAATACTAAAGGTGAAGATGATGAACAGAAATCTGGTGATTTAGTTAGTTCTAGAAATGGAGGTGAagatgaaggaatggatatggaAGGTGGTACTGCTCTTAAAGGTACTCTTGTTGCTGGGTTGTTTTTAGTTGGTGTTGTTGGTGGATTTGGTGCTGTTGGGTATGTTTATAAGGATCAAATTAATTCCTTTTTGACCCAGTTTTCTTCTTTCATTGAAG GTTATGGGCCTGCTGGGTATGCTCTTTTTGTGCTTGTTTATGCTGGACTTGAG GTACTTGCAATTCCAGCTATTCCATTGACACTGTCAGCAGGTCTTCTATTTGGTTCTGTGATTGGCACTGTTATTGTTTCTATTAGTGGAACG TTGGCAGCAAGCATTGCTTTTTTAATTGCCAGATACTTCGCCCGTGAGCGTATATTAAAACTTGTTGAAGGAAACAAGAAGTTCCTTGCAATTGATAAAGCCATTGGAGAGAATGGTTTCAGAGTTGTCACGCTTCTTCGCTTGAGTCCCTTGCTTCCTTTTTCCCTGGGGAATTATTTGTATGGATTGACATCGGTCAAATTTGTCCCCTATGTTTTGGGAAG TTGGCTGGGGATGCTTCCAGGAACTTGGGCCTATGTGAGTGCTGGAGCTTTTGGACGGGCGGTTATC CAAGAAGAATCCGTACTTAATTTGTCCGGTGGAAATGGAGGAAATGGACAACTTCTTACACTGGGGCTGGGATTATTAGCAACAGCTCTGGCTGCATCTTATGTCACAAAACTTGCCAAG GATGCAATGAAGGACATTGAGTGA